The DNA sequence CGCTGTACGGCGCGCCGGCGCACAAAACGCTGGTCAAAATGATCGCTCAGGCCGGCGCGCAAACCAGCCGCCTTGCGGAACGGATACTCCACCAGGAAAAGGCTCTGGCCAGAAGTAATTTTTTCATACGCCCGCTGGGGCAATGGTTTTACAATAAAAATATGCCGACCCTGCCCGCAGCGGATAAAAATTTTCAGGTCAAAGATTCCTGCACCAGTTGCGGGATCTGCGCGCGTCTCTGTCCGGCTGGCAATATCTATCTGCAAAACGGCCGGCCAAATTGGCTACATCGCTGCGAACAATGTCTGGCCTGTCTGCAATGGTGCCCGGCCGAAGCCGTACAGTACGGCAAAAAAACCGCCAGCCGCCGGCGTTATCATCATCCGGCGATCAATGTATTGGACATAGAAAAATCCCGTTAAATTATTATTTTTAATTCTGGAAATTCTTTTTGCAGTTTTTGCTTCAAAACCGGCGTGATGATTTCTTCCGTCTCTTTATGACCGCAAATTTTTAATTCCAGCCCCAGCTCTTCGGCCAAAAGCTGGTCGTGATAACCAGCCTCGCCCGTGATCAATAATTCCGCGCCTTTCTCCCAGGCTTTCTGCACCAGAGAACCGCCCGAGCCGGAACACACCGCGATTTTTTTATATCCGGCATATTGAGAATTTTTCTCCGGCCGACCGGCCAGCCCGATACCGTAAACGCGGCCGCTGTTTTTCAAAGGATACAGATCATAAGCGATCTCTTCATAAGGATGCTTAGCCCGCACCGCATTGAGCAGAGCGCCGATTTTTTCTTCCGGGATAATCGTTTCAATTCTTACTTCGTTTACTTTTTCTAATTTATCTTGCCGGCCAATATAGGGTTTCGTCCCCGCCAACGGACGGAAAGTACCTGTGCCGTCCAGCCGAAAAGCGCAGTCTGAATAATTGCCGAGATGTCCGCCGCCCGCCGCGGCAATAGCTTCATGCACGGCCTCGACCGCTTCCGGCGGCGTGAAAACCACATATTTATACAGCTGTTCTTTGTAAGTCGGTTCCAATACTTCGCATTTTTCCGGCGCGAGGTCGCACTGTCTGGC is a window from the Candidatus Margulisiibacteriota bacterium genome containing:
- a CDS encoding Nif3-like dinuclear metal center hexameric protein, translated to NRIAPPQYACAWDKQIGLQLGDKNAAVKKILVTLDVTSGVIARAIKQKAGLIVAHHALFFRPLERIDLRQPLGQNIAKLMRNNIAVFVAHTNLDAAPDGVNWTLARQCDLAPEKCEVLEPTYKEQLYKYVVFTPPEAVEAVHEAIAAAGGGHLGNYSDCAFRLDGTGTFRPLAGTKPYIGRQDKLEKVNEVRIETIIPEEKIGALLNAVRAKHPYEEIAYDLYPLKNSGRVYGIGLAGRPEKNSQYAGYKKIAVCSGSGGSLVQKAWEKGAELLITGEAGYHDQLLAEELGLELKICGHKETEEIITPVLKQKLQKEFPELKIII
- a CDS encoding EFR1 family ferrodoxin (N-terminal region resembles flavodoxins. C-terminal ferrodoxin region binds two 4Fe-4S clusters.), which translates into the protein MNTALYYFTGTGNSLETARLIGQKLGSTQLFSIASLQKETVVVCAAERIGIIFPVYLFGLPLIVRNFAQKLRAVKTAVYIFSVATYGGNIGAANLQLQKILRQNGLVLQGGFGLKMPGNYLPLYGAPAHKTLVKMIAQAGAQTSRLAERILHQEKALARSNFFIRPLGQWFYNKNMPTLPAADKNFQVKDSCTSCGICARLCPAGNIYLQNGRPNWLHRCEQCLACLQWCPAEAVQYGKKTASRRRYHHPAINVLDIEKSR